The following coding sequences lie in one Capsicum annuum cultivar UCD-10X-F1 chromosome 5, UCD10Xv1.1, whole genome shotgun sequence genomic window:
- the LOC107871119 gene encoding probable apyrase 7, whose amino-acid sequence MVLNKVTEIVSAAVARFSTPTTSNNPYPSSGLPPLPGSLNVSSLDQKNKLRLSSSLQDLSAYRRLDLEDGGPNSDIERDSANLKRLNLFKRENLGTSFSKVKGTPIVTSARTKWTRVILVLLCLLLVAFLLYVVFFHFNLFHGESKYYVVLDCGSTGTRVYVYQASPNYKKDNDLPIVLKSLPESFQRNSRLQSGRAYNRMETEPGFDKLVHNTSGLKRAIKPLIKWAAKQIPRHAHKTTYLHLYATAGVRRLPNSDSEWLLNNAWSILKSSPFLCKREWVKTITGMEEAYFGWIAMNYHTGILGATPKKGTFGALDLGGSSLQVTFESKEHVPDETSLELNIGAVNHHLTAYSLEGYGLNDAFDKSVVHLIKRLPKISDAYLSSGNIEIKHPCLNSGYKEQYICTHCVSLYQEGGNPSTRKEVFGRGGKPGVRVQLVGAPKWEECNSLAKSAVNLSEWSNKSSGIDCELQPCALAENLPRPFGQFYAMSGFFVVYRFFNLTPDAALDDVLEKGHEFCDKAWDVAKTSVAPQPFIEQYCFRAPYVVSLLREGLHITDSQVTIASGSITWTLGVALSEAGKAVSTGVQLISYKLLLMKMHPVVLLAILFASLAVLLCALSYVGTWMPRFFRRAYLPLFRNNSASSTSIINIPAPFNFKRWSPVITGEGRVKTPLSPTVANTQQRPFDTHGFGGNGIQLSESSLYSSSSSVAHSFSSGSLGQMQYESSTTGSFWSPHRSQQRLQSRRSQSREDLISSLSTEMPLPKV is encoded by the exons ATGGTGCTTAACAAAGTCACTGAAATTGTGTCTGCTGCAGTGGCTCGTTTCTCGACCCCAACGACGTCTAACAATCCATATCCATCATCGGGGTTACCACCTCTTCCAGGTTCACTTAATGTTTCTAGCTTAGATCAGAAGAACAAGTTGAGACTTTCCTCATCCCTTCAAGATCTTTCTGCATACCGGCGGCTTGATCTGGAAGATGGTGGTCCCAACTCTGATATAGAGAGGGATTCAGCTAATTTAAAACGGCTAAATCTTTTCAAGAGAGAAAATTTGGGTACAAGCTTCTCCAAGGTGAAAGGGACACCAATAGTCACTTCTGCACGAACGAAATGGACACGGGTTATCTTAGTTCTCCTGTGCTTGCTATTGGTTGCATTTCTCCTATATGTGGTGTTTTTCCATTTTAACTTATTCCACGGAGAGTCAAAGTATTATGTTGTGCTTGATTGTGGGAGCACCGGGACTCGTGTTTATGTATATCAAGCATCCCCTAACTATAAAAAAGATAATGATCTCCCTATTGTATTGAAATCACTGCCAGAGAGTTTccaaagaaactcaagattacAGAGTGGACGGGCTTACAACAGAATGGAGACAGAACCGGGATTTGACAAGTTGGTGCACAACACGTCTGGCTTGAAAAGAGCAATTAAGCCACTAATTAAATGGGCAGCGAAGCAAATCCCTAGACATGCACATAAAACTACTTATCTCCATCTTTATGCTACGGCTGGGGTTCGCAGGCTGCCAAATTCAGACTCAGAATGGCTTCTTAACAATGCTTGGTCCATTCTGAAAAGTTCCCCTTTTTTGTGCAAGAGGGAATGGGTCAAAACTATCACTGGCATGGAGGAAGCCTATTTTGGATGGATAGCTATGAATTATCATACTGGTATATTGGGGGCAACTCCTAAAAAGGGAACATTTGGTGCACTTGACTTAGGTGGCTCATCACTGCAGGTTACTTTTGAGAGCAAGGAACATGTCCCTGATGAAACTAGCTTAGAGCTGAATATTGGTGCCGTTAATCATCATCTCACTGCTTATTCCTTAGAAGGATATGGCCTGAATGATGCTTTTGACAAGTCTGTTGTTCATCTTATCAAGAGGCTTCCCAAGATCAGTGATGCATATCTCTCCAGTGGAAATATTGAGATCAAGCATCCGTGTCTGAATTCTGGTTACAAGGAGCAATATATCTGTACTCACTGTGTTTCCCTATACCAAGAAGGTGGCAATCCTTCCACTAGGAAAGAAGTTTTTGGTAGAGGGGGAAAGCCTGGAGTTCGCGTTCAGCTTGTTGGAGCTCCAAAATGGGAAGAATGCAATTCACTTGCAAAATCTGCTGTTAATTTGTCTGAATGGTCTAACAAAAGTTCAGGAATTGATTGTGAGTTGCAGCCCTGTGCTCTTGCAGAAAATCTTCCTCGTCCCTTTGGCCAGTTCTATGCTATGTCTGGTTTCTTTGTGGTATATCGTTTTTTCAACTTGACCCCTGATGCTGCACTGGATGATGTATTAGAAAAGGGTCATGAATTTTGTGATAAGGCTTGGGATGTTGCAAAGACTAGTGTTGCACCTCAGCCTTTCATAGAACAGTATTGCTTCAGGGCACCATACGTTGTCTCTTTGCTGAGAGAAGGCTTGCATATCACTGATAGTCAGGTAACCATTGCTTCGGGGAGTATTACTTGGACACTAGGTGTTGCGCTGTCGGAAGCTGGAAAGGCAGTTTCAACTGGGGTGCAACTTATTAGTTACAAGCTATTGCTCATGAAGATGCACCCAGTTGTTCTTCTTGCTATTTTGTTTGCTTCATTAGCTGTTCTTCTTTGTGCATTATCATATGTTGGCACGTGGATGCCCAGGTTCTTCCGTAGGGCATATCTTCCCCTTTTCAGGAATAATAGCGCTTCATCCACATCTATAATCAACATTCCAGCACCTTTCAATTTCAAACGGTGGAGTCCTGTTATTACAG GCGAAGGAAGAGTGAAGACGCCACTCAGTCCAACAGTTGCAAATACTCAACAGAGACCATTTGACACTCATGGTTTTGGTGGCAATGGTATCCAGCTTTCTGAATCTTCCTTATACTCATCATCCAGTAGTGTAGCACACAGTTTCTCATCAGGTAGCTTGGGGCAGATGCAATATGAAAGTAGTACCACGGGTTCCTTCTGGTCACCACACAGAAGCCAACAGCGTCTCCAGAGCAGGAGATCCCAATCACGAGAAGATCTTATTTCTTCACTGTCTACTGAAATGCCCTTGCCAAAGGTGTAA
- the LOC107871120 gene encoding multiple inositol polyphosphate phosphatase 1, protein MLKNSMNISLLLFLQVVLIAIAVVHTIADESFDVRQHLSTVSRYGTVKDIADDSFVPSQNLDQCTPIHLNLVARHGTRAPTKKRLRELEAFAARLEVLVRDVKEQKQSLDKIPSWLMGWNSPWKGKRTGGELISEGEDELYNLGIRARERFPSLFSEEYHPDIYSIKATQVPRASASAVAFGLGLFSGKGKLGPGGHRAFAVTSESRASDIVLRFHDCCQSYKNFRKSQEPTVKNLKEPILDEITRELVRQYGLNFTKQDVSTLWFLCRQEASLLNITNQACSLFGPAQVSLLEWADDLELFVLKGYGNSLNYRMGVPLLEDVIQSMEQAIKAKEEGYAPGSYEKASLRFAHAETLLPFSCLIGLFLEESEFELIQREQTLQYPPKPPKTRNWRGSIVAPFAGNNMLVLYSCTSNNSNKYFVRVLHNERPIPIPGCNGSDSCPFEVLKERIVAPHLKHDYNTLCNTNLEQKKKDSPPSMFSRMFGWIFSPRNADTPTQKVEL, encoded by the exons ATGTTGAAGAACTCAATGAATATTAGTCTGCTGCTATTCCTTCAAGTTGTACTCATTGCAATTGCGGTTGTACACACAATAGCTGATGAATCCTTCGACGTTCGTCAACATCTATCTACTGTATCCAG GTATGGTACTGTGAAGGATATAGCTGACGATTCCTTTGTGCCTTCCCAAAATCTTGATCAGTGTACACCTATTCATTTGAATCTTGTG GCACGGCATGGCACTCGTGCTCCTACAAAGAAAAGGCTAAGGGAGCTAGAAGCCTTTGCTGCTCGATTGGAAGTCCTTGTACGTGACGTTAAGGAACAGAAGCAGTCTTTGGATAAAATTCCTTCTTGGTTAATGGGGTGGAACTCTCCTTGGAAGGGAAAACGTACAGGTGGAGAGCTGATCAGTGAAGGCGAAGATGAGTTATATaatcttggtattagagccagagAACGATTTCCCAGCCTGTTTAGTGAAGAATACCACCCTGATATTTATTCAATCAAGGCTACCCAG GTTCCTCGAGCATCAGCTAGCGCTGTGGCATTTGGCCTGGGTCTGTTTAGTGGAAAAGGGAAGCTTGGACCAGGCGGTCATCGAGCTTTTGCTGTTACAAGTGAAAGTCGTGCAAGTGATATAGTCTTGAGATTTCACGATTGTTGTCAAAGCTACAAG AATTTCAGGAAAAGTCAGGAACCAACCGTAAAGAATCTCAAAGAACCTATATTAGATGAAATTACTCGTGAACTAGTGAGGCAATATGGGCTTAATTTTACAAAACAGGATGTATCTACTCTATGGTTTTTATGCAGACAG GAGGCTTCACTGTTGAACATCACCAATCAAGCTTGTAGTCTATTCGGTCCGGCACAG GTTTCTTTGTTGGAATGGGCCGACGATTTGGAGTTATTCGTACTAAAGGGCTATGGTAATTCACTAAATTACCGAATGGGAGTGCCGCTACTTGAGGATGTAATTCAATCCATGGAACAGGCAATTAAGGCTAAAGAAG AAGGATATGCTCCTGGGAGCTATGAAAAGGCGAGTCTACGTTTTGCTCATGCAGAAACTCTGCTTCCTTTTTCATGCTTGATCGGACTCTTTCTTGAAGAATCTG AATTTGAATTAATACAAAGAGAGCAGACATTGCAATACCCTCCTAAGCCTCCTAAAACAAGAAACTGGCGGGGAAGTATAGTGGCACCTTTTGCTGGCAATAACATGCTAGTCCTTTACAGCTGCACGTCAAACAACTCAAACAAGTACTTCGTGAGAGTGTTGCACAATGAACGGCCCATTCCAATACCA GGTTGCAATGGCTCAGATTCTTGCCCATTTGAAGTATTGAAG GAAAGAATAGTTGCTCCTCACTTGAAACATGACTACAACACGCTTTGCAATACGAACTTGGAACAAAAAAAGAAGGATTCTCCCCCAAGTATGTTCTCGCGAATGTTTGGTTGGATTTTCTCACCGAGGAATGCTGATACACCCACCCAGAAAGTTGAGCTCTAA